A single genomic interval of Littorina saxatilis isolate snail1 linkage group LG17, US_GU_Lsax_2.0, whole genome shotgun sequence harbors:
- the LOC138951713 gene encoding N-acetyllactosaminide beta-1,6-N-acetylglucosaminyl-transferase-like isoform X1: MVVRSNQQGESADSTWLYRRILPQRVLTVTFMVVLLGATLLYYTDVALLFRIPTLTLKGQSQQQTSNNLSTHSAADVLQSLPRVSAVNCSLLWTGDKLELQKAQHSQANRTRKAKTTSEYRRATWDCGRYLQNGGFNLSSVSEEELSFPLAFSLLVYRDADQMERLLRAIYRPHNVYCIHVDLKSDLDFRTSIELMASCLQNVFVSPVSVDVVWARFTNVEPEILCMRHSWRQKVKWRYFINLTGQEFPLKTNKELVRILKAYHGANDVGGIRDPPIFRWRWQRFSPAPYNLTIYKGSVHVAVSREFVDYVLNTRVGKTLLEWERPVMHPDESYFNTLNNNPQLGVPGSATVNHTSNQHAAYFSRLKIWGSEKDKYGGCKGKFVRDICHFGVGDLPLLTKSPQLFANKFSYDHQPLSYDCLEEWYFHKVELEDAGNPPPLNVSLYEQSPMVKYRYTGPVKNSVMN; this comes from the exons TCACTTTCATGGTGGTGCTACTTGGGGCGACTCTTTTATACTATACCGACGTTGCACTGCTGTTTCGGATACCAACACTGACACTGAAAGGG caaagtcaacaacaGACATCCAACAATCTCTCAACCCACTCAGCAGCAGATGTTCTTCAATCTCTGCCCAGAGTCAGTGCGGTGAACTGCTCGCTTCTGTGGACGGGGGATAAGTTAGAACTACAGAAAGCTCAACATTCACAAGCGAACCGGACCAGGAAGGCGAAAACGACATCAGAATATCGCAGAGCAACCTGGGACTGCGGCCGCTACTTACAAAATGGCGGCTTCAATTTGTCGTCTGTCAGCGAGGAAGAGTTGTCGTTCCCATTGGCGTTCAGCTTGCTGGTTTACCGAGATGCTGATCAG ATGGAACGCCTCCTGCGCGCCATCTATCGACCACACAACGTCTACTGCATTCACGTGGACCTCAAGTCGGACCTGGACTTCCGGACCAGCATCGAACTAATGGCCAGTTGTCTTCAAAACGTCTTTGTGTCTCCGGTGTCCGTGGATGTAGTTTGGGCCAGATTCACCAACGTCGAGCCG GAAATCCTATGCATGCGCCATTCTTGGCGACAGAAAGTCAAATGGCGTTATTTCATCAACTTGACAGGCCAGGAATTCCCGCTGAAAACCAACAAGGAGCTGGTTCGGATCCTGAAAGCTTACCACGGGGCCAATGATGTCGGTGGCATCAGGGACCCACCAAT ATTTCGTTGGAGATGGCAACGCTTTTCTCCAGCCCCGTACAACCTGACCATCTACAAAGGCAGTGTGCACGTTGCGGTCAGCAGAGAATTCGTGGACTATGTTCTCAACACTCGCGTGGGTAAGACTCTGTTGGAGTGGGAGAGGCCCGTCATGCATCCTGACGAGTCATATTTCAACACCTTGAACAACAACCCGCAGCTTGGCGTACCCGGGTCTGCTACGG TGAACCATACGTCCAACCAGCACGCCGCGTACTTCAGCAGGTTAAAGATCTGGGGATCCGAAAAAGATAAATACGGTGGCTGTAAGGGAAAGTTCGTACGGGACATCTGCCACTTCGGGGTGGGCGATCTACCCTTATTAACCAAGAGCCCGCAATTGTTTGCCAACAAGTTTTCCTACGACCATCAGCCTCTGTCCTACGACTGTCTGGAGGAGTGGTACTTCCACAAGGTTGAACTGGAAGACGCTGGCAATCCACCGCCGCTCAATGTTTCACTGTATGAACAGTCACCCATGGTGAAGTATAGATACACCGGGCCGGTCAAAAATTCGGTGATGAACTGA
- the LOC138951713 gene encoding beta-1,3-galactosyl-O-glycosyl-glycoprotein beta-1,6-N-acetylglucosaminyltransferase-like isoform X2 produces MVVRSNQQGESADSTWLYRRILPQRVLTVTFMVVLLGATLLYYTDVALLFRIPTLTLKGQSQQQTSNNLSTHSAADVLQSLPRVSAVNCSLLWTGDKLELQKAQHSQANRTRKAKTTSEYRRATWDCGRYLQNGGFNLSSVSEEELSFPLAFSLLVYRDADQEILCMRHSWRQKVKWRYFINLTGQEFPLKTNKELVRILKAYHGANDVGGIRDPPIFRWRWQRFSPAPYNLTIYKGSVHVAVSREFVDYVLNTRVGKTLLEWERPVMHPDESYFNTLNNNPQLGVPGSATVNHTSNQHAAYFSRLKIWGSEKDKYGGCKGKFVRDICHFGVGDLPLLTKSPQLFANKFSYDHQPLSYDCLEEWYFHKVELEDAGNPPPLNVSLYEQSPMVKYRYTGPVKNSVMN; encoded by the exons TCACTTTCATGGTGGTGCTACTTGGGGCGACTCTTTTATACTATACCGACGTTGCACTGCTGTTTCGGATACCAACACTGACACTGAAAGGG caaagtcaacaacaGACATCCAACAATCTCTCAACCCACTCAGCAGCAGATGTTCTTCAATCTCTGCCCAGAGTCAGTGCGGTGAACTGCTCGCTTCTGTGGACGGGGGATAAGTTAGAACTACAGAAAGCTCAACATTCACAAGCGAACCGGACCAGGAAGGCGAAAACGACATCAGAATATCGCAGAGCAACCTGGGACTGCGGCCGCTACTTACAAAATGGCGGCTTCAATTTGTCGTCTGTCAGCGAGGAAGAGTTGTCGTTCCCATTGGCGTTCAGCTTGCTGGTTTACCGAGATGCTGATCAG GAAATCCTATGCATGCGCCATTCTTGGCGACAGAAAGTCAAATGGCGTTATTTCATCAACTTGACAGGCCAGGAATTCCCGCTGAAAACCAACAAGGAGCTGGTTCGGATCCTGAAAGCTTACCACGGGGCCAATGATGTCGGTGGCATCAGGGACCCACCAAT ATTTCGTTGGAGATGGCAACGCTTTTCTCCAGCCCCGTACAACCTGACCATCTACAAAGGCAGTGTGCACGTTGCGGTCAGCAGAGAATTCGTGGACTATGTTCTCAACACTCGCGTGGGTAAGACTCTGTTGGAGTGGGAGAGGCCCGTCATGCATCCTGACGAGTCATATTTCAACACCTTGAACAACAACCCGCAGCTTGGCGTACCCGGGTCTGCTACGG TGAACCATACGTCCAACCAGCACGCCGCGTACTTCAGCAGGTTAAAGATCTGGGGATCCGAAAAAGATAAATACGGTGGCTGTAAGGGAAAGTTCGTACGGGACATCTGCCACTTCGGGGTGGGCGATCTACCCTTATTAACCAAGAGCCCGCAATTGTTTGCCAACAAGTTTTCCTACGACCATCAGCCTCTGTCCTACGACTGTCTGGAGGAGTGGTACTTCCACAAGGTTGAACTGGAAGACGCTGGCAATCCACCGCCGCTCAATGTTTCACTGTATGAACAGTCACCCATGGTGAAGTATAGATACACCGGGCCGGTCAAAAATTCGGTGATGAACTGA